DNA from Fusarium musae strain F31 chromosome 7, whole genome shotgun sequence:
TCGGTGTATTAATCCCAACGGCGGCTTCAATGTCCTGGCGTGATGCATGCGTCGACAGAGGAGGGGTGGTACCTTTTACCGTCTGTCATTAGTGCAAGCGAAGTGAAAGTCTCAtgacaagaagatgagaggaAAGATACGGTAAAGAAGGAATATCTATCGTATTCGAGATCGTCTGGAATACTGTGGCAATATCTCCTTTAGGGGATTTTtgattaaaaaaaaagcgtTGACATTGATTGATTAGGGGagctaaactaaattaaCAAATAAACCGTTAATATCGGTCGGGGGGCTTCCCCTCGTTGAGATGTCTAAAGGGGAAAATGGGAAGGCTGGTGTATACGCCAGCGCCAAGATGGTCGGTCCAGGTCCATTGTCATATTTTCAGGGTTGTAACTAGACTCGACCCATGCAGAGACGACCAAGAATCTGCAATGACGTTAACTTAAGGTTCatagaaaaaggaaaactTCAATGAATACTCCGTATTCTGTGGCAATATTTGCACATGATACTCACATCATATTCTCAGTGTTCTGTTGTCTCTCCCTCTGCTCCTCGTCGACTTTAGTCAGTCATGACCCCAGCCCATTAATTTCACATCGAGATTATGCATATCATCCTTGGGCAGTCCAAGCTTCTGCAAACATTTTATCCCAGCCAATCAAGGTAATGAAGACGCGTGAAAGAGAAGCCTCGATGGCTCGGCGCTGTCGTGTTAATGGCCACTCACTCGTCGCGTTTCCAAGCGTTGTCAAAAATTGAACCACTAATTATATCTGACTGTAAGTACGGAATACTCCGTACTAAACTGGAATTCGAAGTTGAAAGGGTCCCAAGGTATGTAATGGAGGTTCTGATAGTCACTTTGGGTAGTAGGTAGCAGATCCGTGCCATCTGTGTGATAATTCTTTCCTCTGTCAATTCTTTCACCTTAATGTTGATTCAAAACGGTGCGTGGAACGACTGCTCCATATACAAACTCACCATGCTTTTCTTTCCATCTAATTCGATGTTGTGTGATCTAGGCGGCCTTCATTGTGCGCTCCTGTTGGTCTCCAAGTCACCAACTTTGGATACCTACTAGGTAGTGTAGGGTGTGAGCTTTTGGGACTTGCAATGTTGTCGATGCAGGTGGTTTTGAGATATCAGTGTAGTTATACATACCTACCCCCGAATTAGACTCGGACTATAGGCTTTTTTACACTCGATTGGAAACCCGAATAGTCAAGGTGACAGCAATCGTTGCAAACACTACGAAGCTGCAGTCCAAATAACCCTAGGTCAGCTCTATACAGAGTTCACCACCAATGTTACTGGGTGCTTTGCAAGCGATAACGTTGACTGTTCGCCGATTTGTTTTGCGATCTTGAATACAAAATATTTGAAGGGTGACTCTCTGAAGTTACGAGACAATATTCCTGCTCGAGGTGAATGCTTCGTACACCCTATCTCTGTACGTGACATTTGGGTCCGCCGTATACTATTGGCGTGCGTCACCCTTTGGCACACTTCTACGTTGCACTCCAGCCATGTCACTTATAAGGAGTGAGACAAATGAGAGTTGATAATAAGTGTTGCTCCAAGAGCATATGTAATCCGCGCATCCTACAAGTAAGTCCGAGGGCTTACGTGTTGGGGAGACGAATCCCAGCCCTCAAACCTTTCGATACAATCTGGATACGAAGTTCATTACCTTGTGAAGAGCAATTACTCTGTCTCCTTAATTAAGAGAAGGCTGGAGGATCATCACAGTGTGATGTTATAGATCTCGGAACGGTCGAACGTGGTTGGCTCCGGGACACTCGGTGGTGATGCAACTGTAACGCTTTGACCTGGCTATATGTATGACGATAGAAACGAGTGCTGTTAATCGTTGCTTTCATCTATATGTAGATGGCCTGGTTTAATGATGGCAACTAGTAACCAATGGCTCTTCTTAACTCTGACACTCGATAACCAGACCCACAAGCATAACTAGGTATCTTAGGGTAGAAGTCTACTCAAATCTTTAACTCTGTCTCTGTTTCGTAGTTTTCTAACATATCTTTCTGGCTTGACTAATGCCATCGCAGTCCGTGGCTGTCTCAGTTGCTATCAACGTGTTGTCCTTCTCTGGAACTTTTGACCAACAACACCTCAAAATCACCGTGCTTCAACTTTCTGAGCCCTGCGTATGCATACATATGCCCACTCAACAAAGGTCTCCCTCCAACTGGACCACTCTCAGGCCGTCTAAAGCGAAATGTGGATTTGAGGTGTTGAGTGTCAGCCTGCTCAAAGAACTGTTCGTCGTTGGCTCAAATCGATCTTGTGAATGTCCAATAAATAGTCTTTCGACTTCACAGAACTGTGCGCAGCTATAAAACTTCTCATAGACACCAATCTGTCAAATACTTACGGATACTTAAAATCGGTTACGTTCACGGTTCAGTTCACTACATCATGGCATGTGATTCCTTGTTTCTATTAGGTACAGAGAATGCCGACTTCCGGCTTGCACAGTCAGGGGTCTGCCTCTTCAAGCTTCCAGGAGGCAAAGCAGCTGTACTAGATATCCGTTACTCGGATGGAATACTGTGATGCATGTCGGCCAGGAAAGAAGTTCTCGGATTGGGTTCATGCAGTCAACTATAAAGAATGGAATGTGACACCTTAGATTCAAGAAATAGACATTATGACTCACCCCTATCTTGCCCATCCCTTCCATACACATATGACGCCCCAAACCGCCACCGGTATGCCATTTCGACTCCAACAGGGATAAACAGTATGATAGACACTATCTGTCCAAATCCCCAGTAATTCCCATCGTACTTTTCTCCCATGCTCTCCGACATTTGCTCCTGGACGTTCCTAAGGGTGAAgatcaccaccagcagcgGTATAGTCAGCCCAACAAACACAAGAAGCGGAAGAATAGCAACAAGTGGCCTATCACTGAACCACTCATTGACATGCTCACGCCAAGAGGTCTtgccttctgcttctttggtATCCTTTGCCTTCTCGTCACGGTCGTAGCATGTGCCAGGCAGGCCAGCAAGGAGCCAGAACGTGAATATGTATGTAATCAGGGACGCAGTCAATTCTAAGCCATTCAGAGATTTGAAAGTTGTCGATCGCCCAATATCCCTGTACTCTGCCGGAAAGCACATATCCTCAACGACACTCCAGTCTGTAGGTGATATCTCTGAGTCCTTGCCCTCACCGATGGGGCTTATATCAAAGGCATGAATGCACCTCGATAAGAAGGGATAGAATGACAGTGCAACAGTTACACTGAGGAGCAGCAGTCTTGCGTTGTGTTTAATATTGGCTCTCATGCTGCTTTTCGCTGCTGGCTCCAACAGAGCAACGGGGTATAGAAGCGGCATCATGCTAACGACGGCAACAGATTGGGATATTCGAGCTTCGATAGCGCCCAAGTCCGCGGTGCTGATACCATAGTCCTTGCGAGCAAGTACAGCGATTGTAGCCAGCTGTAATGCCAGTGCAAAATATGCAGCAGAGTCGACAAATGCTTCGAGGCCGGCTTTTGCAACTTCATGCCTTTGGCTATTCTTGCCACTTTGCTTGAATATTATGACTGCCAGAGACAGTAATACGCTCAATATGATCTCGAGAACATAACCAACAGCAACCTGTCGCGGAACATCAGCTGCTATACATCTTGTATGGAGGATCATGGAGACAAACCCCAATACCAGAAATGTCAGGATTTCCTGTGCCGTAGATGGCGTTGCATATCTCGCTCTTACAAGACTCTAGTATGCTCTTATTAAATTGCGTTTTAGAGTCGAGGTCCTGAATGTATTCGCTGAAATCGTTTAATTCTGTCCATTGCGAGCAATCGATGCTGGGACTCGACATTTTGACTGATGCTAGGTGATGATTACGACGAACACGAACATACCGTTGGGAGGTTCAATGTCGCTCACTGACTTCAGCCCGATTTTGTCTCAAGTGATAACAAGACCgcccccctccccccaatAATACTCAGCTGCGGCTGAAGGCGGCGTATTCTGGGCGCAGCCAAGATTCAATAGCAACCAATGAAAAGACTATCAGCGCAGGTAGTCTCGATAGTTCATGTTGCTGGCTTGAAATGGACAGACCGAGTGCCGAGCCTCGTTGCACAGTGTCGGCTCTCATATAAGGCTGGCTGCTGTAACGAGCCTCGAGACATTCTTACCCATCAACAGAGACGTGAACCGATTCAAGTGTACAGAAGCCCATTGTAATGATACCGGTGCCCtgaagatgtcgagatcCAATTTTCTATTCACCTTTGGCTTCAGTCTTGCTGCGCTGGTCACATCACAAACCAGTAGTCTTAGGCCTTCAGAAACTTGCGGGTACATCGATGGAGGTAGGGTTGTCATCACTACGTGTAAGCCATCAACTAATGAGAGACCTTGTCCAGATTCCGATCGTGCAATCGAATGCACGTCTAGAGCATGCGGGTTCTTGTTTATATCTGGCCACGAAAATGCCTATGCTGGATGTTGTGGCGATGAGAGATGTGCAATCGCAACGACATGTATTGAGTCAGGCACAGCACTGAACAGTAACACCGTTCAATGGTAGGCTCAGTGATGCTGGATTCAGAAGGCTATGTTTAAGCAGATACAGCACCGACGGTTCGCTTTCTGCATGTGCAACCTACACATGGCCACATCTCTATGCAGAATCGTATTTCTGTGCCACGGCAAGGACAACCGCGACGGTCGTTGCAGATACAACTTCTAGCGGTCCGTTTACCAGTGTTGCGGAACCAACAATCGAGCCCACAAGAACAGACGGCAAAGGAGATCCTCGACCAACGACCGGCGACAGGCCAAACCTCGGGACCGAATCTGGTCAGTGCATCACTTGATATAGACGCTCTCGATATTCTTGTTAACCGCAAAGTAGATTTGAGCTCGCGACAAAGGATAGGCGCCGGGGTGGGCTCGGGGCTTGCTGGCGGGCTGCTGTTGATATTTTTTGCGTGAGTGCCTAAGCCACTGTTTCCTGTGACTGACCAGAAACACGCACGAGTCTGACGCTTGTCTAGAATCTTTGGGTGCTGCAGACAAAGCAAAAGGAAGAGTCTGAAGCCACAGTCCGATTCGAAACCCATGCTACAGAAGGATGTTCAAGCGCAAGTCAGCTCGACTCCCTTGAAACAAGGACCGGTTGGTAATGGCCTCCTTGTTGAGAGGGAAGCTGAAATGAATGACATGGCGTTATACCAGAATGATCATCAGGTCAGTTGATGTTTACAGGAACAGAGGAAAGCATTGAGAGTCATAAATGAAGTGAATATGACGATTAGGGAGAATCGGCTATAGAAAATCGAAATCCACAGAATCGATAGTCTTGTATGtgtatatgtatgtatcatCTCGATATCACGAAATCGTGCCAAGACTCCACAGGGAAGTGAGACACAGTGTCTCTGACACTTGTTACCAACTGGTATGATGGAGCTCGTGTTTCCACTGCCACCAGACAAATAATGCAGGGCGGGGAGATAGCACGGGCTGAGGGTGCCATTGCATTACAATGCATTGCTGGCAAAGCCCAGAGATACTTCATCTCTccaagaatgatgatgatccgACAAGAGGCTGGCAATGAATGGGCTTGAAGAACAATTCTGATTCTTGGTCATGGTCGCGGCACAGTTGTCGACCCAATCTCCATTATCACAGTCGCGTGCAGGCAGAGACACGAAATTGGAAAGTCGATTGAGGGAGGTGAAAGCGGCCACCACCAATAGCTGGTGAGTTTTTAAGATTGAGTCTTCCAAAAATAGTCTCCCAAGACTTATCAGACAATCTCCCATTCTCAAGGCTGGATAAGACTGGGGATCCACGGGCCGCATGCCAGCGAACGGTGACAAATACATACGCAGCTTGATTATTGATAGATTTATGCAGCCGAAGGGGGGGTTTATTGTGAGGATATAACTTCCATATCGTGTAATGCAAGCCGCATATACAGATGCGTACATGGGCATGTTGCTGGCGGAGAGAGACCATATGCATTAGCCAGCCTCACTAACCCTAGCGCAGGTCATTTCAGTATCAGATACTCTGTAGTTCTCAAACATATATATCGATTTATCCAGATACTCCGGTGTCATATGTC
Protein-coding regions in this window:
- a CDS encoding hypothetical protein (EggNog:ENOG41), with amino-acid sequence MSSPSIDCSQWTELNDFSEYIQDLDSKTQFNKSILESCKSEICNAIYGTGNPDISGIGVAVGYVLEIILSVLLSLAVIIFKQSGKNSQRHEVAKAGLEAFVDSAAYFALALQLATIAVLARKDYGISTADLGAIEARISQSVAVVSMMPLLYPVALLEPAAKSSMRANIKHNARLLLLSVTVALSFYPFLSRCIHAFDISPIGEGKDSEISPTDWSVVEDMCFPAEYRDIGRSTTFKSLNGLELTASLITYIFTFWLLAGLPGTCYDRDEKAKDTKEAEGKTSWREHVNEWFSDRPLVAILPLLVFVGLTIPLLVVIFTLRNVQEQMSESMGEKYDGNYWGFGQIVSIILFIPVGVEMAYRWRFGASYVYGRDGQDRGES